The following coding sequences are from one Euwallacea fornicatus isolate EFF26 chromosome 8, ASM4011564v1, whole genome shotgun sequence window:
- the LOC136340746 gene encoding uncharacterized protein, whose product MAQSQSQTGALKKTSAPPRKKSGPKFELSEDQKNDIKEAFDLFDSQGCGRIDAKDLKVAIRALGFEPKKEEIKKMIADIDKAGTGKISYEDFLELMSLKMAEKDSREEILKAFRLFDDDETGKISFKNLKRVAKELGENLTDEELQEMIDEADRDGDGEISQEEFLRIMKKTSLY is encoded by the exons ATg GCCCAAAGTCAGAGTCAAACTGGGGCGCTGAAAAAGACCTCAGCACCTCCAAGGAAAAAATCGGGCCCCAAGTTCGAACTCAGTGAGGaccaaaaaaatgatattaaagaAGCATTTGATTTGTTTGACTCTCAAGGTTGTGGACGAATTGATGCAAAAGATCTGAAAGTAGCTATCCGGGCATTGGGATTTGAGCCAAAGAAG gaagaaataaaaaaaatgattgcaGACATAGATAAGGCAGGCACAGGCAAAATATCTTATGAAGACTTCTTGGAATTAATGTCATTAAAGATGGCTGAAAAAGATTCAAGAGAAGAGATCCTCAAAGCCTTCAG GTTGTTTGATGACGATGAAACAGGGAAAATCAGCTTcaagaatttgaaaagagtGGCAAAGGAATTGGGGGAGAATCTCACCGATGAGGAATTGCAAGAAATGATAGACGAAGCTGACAGAGATGGTGATGGAGAAATTAGTCAAGAAGAGTTTTTGAGGATCATGAAGAAAACCAGTCTTTATTAA
- the NANS gene encoding sialic acid synthase has translation MNILSQIKASKKTFIIAEIGQNHQGDINIAKQLIKVAKECGVDCVKFQKTCLTEKFTQSALDIIYEGPNSWGGTYGSHKEHLEFSEEEFLQLQTYSKDLGMMFTASAMDSQSFEFLKNIDVPFIKIGSGDFNNLLLMTKAAQSGIPLIISTGMADVNLVNTIYQLVSRYHKNFALLHCISAYPTPCKDVNLKVIPEFQALFPDVPIGYSGHELGIYVTVTAVALGAKIIERHITLDKNMKGTDHKCSLEPNEFKTMVAIIRDVEVALGQPLKQIQPSEIPCFKKLGKSLVYAKDLVLGHKLRNNDIKIKVSVPKGLDPLECHNILGKVLKCSVRKDDPVNSEQII, from the exons atgaatatattaAGTCAAATCAAAGCATCtaagaaaacatttataatCGCGGAAATAGGACAAAACCATCAGGGTGATATTAATATTGCAAAACAACTAATTAAAGTGGCGAAG GAATGTGGGGTGGACTGTGTAAAGTTCCAGAAAACGTGCCTAACAGAGAAATTTACCCAATCTGCGCttgatattatttatgaagGTCCAAACTCTTGGGGAGGGACTTATGGAAGTCACAAAGAACATCTTGAATTCTCAGAAGaagaatttcttcaactaCAAACCTATTCAAAA GACCTCGGAATGATGTTCACGGCTTCTGCAATGGATTCCcaatcatttgaatttttgaaaaatattgacgtTCCATTTATCAAAATTGGCTCAGGAGATTTCAATAATCTTCTCCTAATGACGAAAGCTGCTCAATCCGGTATTCCATTAATAATATCAACTG GAATGGCGGATGTAAATCTAGTAAACACGATTTACCAACTGGTTTCAAGATACCATAAAAATTTCGCATTATTACATTGCATCTCAGCCTATCCAACTCCATGTAAAGATGTAAACTTGAAAGTAATTCCAGAATTTCAAGCGTTATTTCCTGATGTACCAATAGGATACTCAGGACATGAACTGGGCATCTATGTAACTGTTACAGCAGTCGCTTTAGGAGCGAAAATTATAGAACGTCATATAACTCTGGATAAAAATATGAAGGGAACTGATCACAAGTGTTCATTAGAACCTAACGAGTTCAAGACAATGGTTGCTATTATTAGGGATGTAGAAGTTGCATTAGGGCAACCGCTAAAGCAAATACAGCCTTCTGAAATACCTTGCTTCAAAAAACTTGGCAAAAGTCTTGTGTATGCAAAAGATTTAGTACTTGGACATAAACTTCGAAATAATGATATAAAGATTAAAGTATCTGTTCCTAAAGGGTTAGATCCTTTGGAGTGTCATAATATCTTAGGAAAAGTATTGAAATGTTCTGTTAGAAAAGATGATCCTGTCAATAGTGAGCAAATCATTTag
- the Rpi gene encoding ribose-5-phosphate isomerase — protein MCQNICNILKSQRFIINFNQCYKFTTNYSNISFKGAMANLEEAKKRAAYQAVDNHVENGNIVGIGSGSTVIYAVERLAHRIQAEKLTISCIPTSFQARELVIKHKLTLTNLDINPKLNVCIDGADEVDSNLNLIKGGGGCLLQEKIVASCADKLIIIADYTKNSCKLGDQYKKGIPIEVAPMAYVPIKYVLESKYKGQLVLRMAVNKAGPVVTDNGNFILDWKDFDQNLPWEQVNIEILQIPGVIDTGLFIKMADKAYFGMNDGTVTVQER, from the exons ATGTGCCAAAATATTTGCAACATTTTGAAATCTCAGCGGtttatcattaattttaatcaatgCTACAAATTTACTACCAATTATTCGAATATATCTTTTAAGGGTGCCATGGCTAATTTAGAAGAAGCCAAAAAACGGGCAGCCTACCAGGCAGTGGACAATCATGTCGAAAACGGGAACATTGTAGGCATTGGTAGCGGTTCTACAGTGATATATGCCGTTGAAAGACTAGCACACAGGATTCAAGCGGAGAAACTAACCATTTCGTGTATTCCTACATCGTTCCAAGCAAGAGAGTTAGTGATAAAGCATAAATTGACTTTAACCAACTTGGACATCAATCCTAAACTCAATGTATGCATAGATGGAGCTGATGAAGTGGATTCTAATCTTAACTTAATCAAAGGTGGCGGAGGGTGTTTGTTACAAGAGAAAATTGTTGCCAGTTGTGCTGataaactaattattattgctgATTATACCAAAAATAGCTGCAAATTAG GTGATCAGTATAAAAAGGGTATTCCCATAGAGGTAGCCCCCATGGCATATGTGcctataaaatatgttttggaaTCAAAATACAAAGGTCAATTAGTACTCAGGATGGCAGTGAATAAGGCTGGGCCAGTGGTAACTgacaatggaaattttatattagatTGGAAagattttgatcaaaatttgCCATGGGAGCAAGTTAACATTGAAATACTGCAAATTCCAGGAGTGATAGATACAgggttatttattaaaatggctGACAAGGCATATTTTGGTATGAATGATGGAACAGTAACAGTTCAAGAACGTTAA
- the LOC136340742 gene encoding uncharacterized protein — protein sequence MLCRNIELPFFPEYETQHIGEGIIRITWFESKFCQSHYNIHNRTNGSNACTLIAILMASKCHQYNVIINHPHKSLNIRLIHLLAMSMLEGNKLHEELSNKRLLKNINLNIPEALKYTEDKIANLVEWKSSIYMQRLSTSLCENIKRNYKEWLKQHKGTVEDLYVALIADIRTVLFLFQKKSNTITLFDSHQHSMEAAGALIAITTRDQLAQLCFWFIDMVRKCYNSDPSLYELSFLYFEDDKK from the exons ATGCTGTGCCGAAACATTGAATTACCATTTTTCCCCGAATACGAAACGCAACACATCGGAGAAGGTATAATTCGTATAACGTGGTTCGAATCGAAATTCTGTCAGTCCCATTACAACATCCACAATAGAACTAATGGAAGCAATGCCTGCACGCTCATTGCCATTCTCATGGCTTCCAAATGCCACCAGTACAATGTTATT ATAAATCATCCCCATAAAAGTCTGAATATTAGACTGATTCATTTATTGGCAATGAGCATGCTGGAGGGAAACAAACTGCACGAGGAACTCAGCAATAAACGGCTTCTAAAAAACATCAACTTAAACATACCTGAAGCCTTGAAATATACTGAAGATAAGATCGCGAATTTGGTAGAATGG aAGAGTTCAATTTACATGCAACGTTTGTCCACGTCTCTATGCGAAAACATTAAACGCAATTATAAGGAATGGTTGAAACAGCATAAAGGGACTGTGGAAGATCTATATGTGGCTCTAATTGCAGATATTCGAACAGTGTTGTTCCTTTTCCAAAAGAAGAGCAATACT ATAACATTGTTCGATTCTCACCAGCATTCAATGGAAGCAGCGGGAGCTCTCATAGCTATTACCACCCGAGATCAGTTAGCGCAATTGTGCTTCTGGTTTATAGACATGGTGAGAAAGTGCTACAATTCAGATCCAAGTTTGTACGAATTGTCGTTTTTGTATTTCGAGGATGACAAAAAATAG